Proteins from a single region of Dyadobacter fanqingshengii:
- a CDS encoding C1q-like domain-containing protein gives MKKHILLISLICAGYDVSAQSVGIGTKTPHASAVLEVSSNYKGILIPTVALQSASDKNAVPNPANGLLIYKPSNAFNLEGFYYNMGKESDPIWQMLGASLTLPYTATASYDGALFHLENTGNSFASTAIDGFSTERTGVWGSTSLGRGVIGKSSGSGTGVYAYSLKDGIALHVNGRLKIAGPGLSAGVGKLLTSDANGNATWQAPAVKTIAFSVNGVEGSGALGSFEQVKFSNENYNLGDGYSGAPSYSFQAPVHGIYHFAASLKFQNDGLSFHPSVNLVRKRNGVSEIIGYNYRDDARSKYTGMVTMDCELLPGDVVFVSGVSGQVTGDPSPTLSTTNYTAFFNGRLIQKL, from the coding sequence ATGAAAAAGCATATCCTGTTAATATCCCTCATTTGTGCTGGATATGACGTGTCCGCACAAAGCGTTGGCATCGGCACAAAAACTCCGCATGCAAGCGCGGTTCTCGAGGTTTCAAGCAATTACAAAGGTATATTGATTCCGACGGTGGCATTGCAATCTGCGTCGGATAAAAATGCAGTACCTAATCCGGCTAACGGGTTGCTGATTTATAAGCCATCCAATGCGTTCAATTTGGAAGGATTTTATTACAATATGGGTAAGGAAAGCGACCCAATTTGGCAAATGCTGGGTGCCAGTCTAACATTACCGTATACGGCGACCGCCAGTTATGATGGTGCATTATTTCACTTAGAGAACACAGGTAATTCTTTTGCTTCAACCGCCATTGACGGTTTTTCAACAGAGCGAACAGGAGTTTGGGGTTCAACCAGCTTAGGTAGAGGAGTAATCGGAAAAAGTTCTGGTTCTGGTACAGGTGTATATGCATACAGTTTAAAGGACGGTATTGCACTTCACGTAAACGGTAGATTGAAGATAGCAGGCCCTGGTTTATCAGCCGGCGTCGGAAAGCTTCTGACATCTGATGCCAATGGCAACGCAACCTGGCAAGCACCAGCCGTAAAAACTATTGCTTTTTCCGTGAACGGCGTTGAAGGCAGCGGGGCCCTTGGCTCTTTCGAACAAGTCAAATTTTCAAATGAAAATTATAATCTGGGCGATGGATATTCTGGAGCACCTTCTTATAGTTTTCAAGCGCCTGTACATGGCATTTATCACTTTGCAGCTAGTTTGAAATTTCAAAATGATGGGTTATCATTTCATCCATCGGTTAATTTAGTTCGGAAAAGAAACGGGGTCAGCGAAATTATTGGTTACAATTATCGCGACGACGCAAGATCGAAGTACACGGGAATGGTAACGATGGATTGTGAGCTATTGCCTGGGGATGTCGTGTTTGTTTCCGGAGTGAGTGGCCAAGTGACAGGCGATCCAAGCCCAACACTATCGACCACTAACTATACCGCTTTCTTCAATGGAAGATTAATTCAGAAACTTTGA
- a CDS encoding outer membrane protein assembly factor BamB family protein → MRYFSVCLLLFIAPFCFGQNQKFKFAFVSDTHVGGSTGAEDLMRTVKDINANPALDFVVITGDITEFGSDDEIMLAKAILDSLHKPWHVIPGNHDSNWSESGSNSFKTIFGAESFYFLHKGYAFLGTASGPNMRMGPGQVPREHLVWLDSTLNKLPDPKMPVIYLNHYPQDSALNNWYDALDRLKKNNVQLILCGHGHSNKAFDFEKIPGVMGRSNLRAKDEIGGYNIVTIIEGKASFEIKRPFSDSLKQWKEVALKDHQFFKSNEQFHRPSYAVNDQFKNVKMLWNYQDDSDIGSGVTMHNKIILCSDTKGALFALNKKGKKLWEYKTNGKIYSTPAASGSSVVITSSDKNIYCVDIKTGKLKWKFSAEKPIVANPVIADGKVFTGGSDGHFRALDLETGKLVWDFKDVKGFVVTKPLIYQGKIFFGCWANDFYALDLKTGALVWKWNNGATNRMFSPAAVYPVASGNRVFIVAPDRFMTALHATSGQVIWRKQIPTVRVRESIGLSSDSSLVFVKTMDGDIYGVSTKADSMELSWKAKLKLPYEISPTALVETNNILYVPTNSGMVCAIDRSSGETIWKHKISNGLVSGITPISKREVLVTTMDGKIALLSTK, encoded by the coding sequence ATGAGATACTTTTCGGTTTGCCTGCTGCTGTTCATTGCCCCGTTTTGTTTTGGTCAAAATCAAAAATTCAAGTTTGCGTTTGTCAGCGACACGCACGTCGGCGGCTCTACGGGCGCAGAGGACCTCATGCGGACGGTTAAGGATATCAATGCTAATCCGGCACTTGATTTCGTGGTTATAACAGGAGACATTACCGAATTCGGTTCGGATGACGAGATTATGCTAGCGAAAGCGATTCTTGACAGTCTGCACAAACCTTGGCATGTCATCCCCGGCAATCACGATTCCAACTGGTCGGAAAGCGGGAGTAATAGCTTCAAAACCATCTTTGGCGCCGAATCCTTTTATTTTCTGCACAAAGGTTATGCATTTCTCGGAACAGCGTCGGGGCCCAATATGCGCATGGGCCCCGGCCAGGTTCCGAGGGAACATTTGGTGTGGCTCGACAGCACGCTCAACAAGTTGCCCGACCCAAAGATGCCCGTCATTTACCTCAATCATTATCCGCAAGATTCAGCGCTCAACAACTGGTACGACGCATTGGACAGACTGAAAAAGAACAATGTACAGCTCATCCTATGCGGCCACGGGCATAGCAACAAAGCATTCGATTTTGAAAAAATCCCGGGTGTCATGGGGCGTTCCAACCTCAGAGCAAAAGATGAAATCGGCGGCTACAACATTGTGACCATTATCGAAGGAAAAGCATCTTTTGAAATCAAAAGGCCTTTCTCCGACAGCCTCAAACAATGGAAGGAAGTGGCATTAAAAGATCATCAATTTTTCAAAAGCAACGAGCAATTTCACCGACCGTCCTATGCTGTTAACGACCAGTTCAAGAATGTAAAAATGCTATGGAACTATCAGGACGACAGCGACATAGGCTCTGGCGTTACCATGCACAACAAGATCATTTTGTGCTCCGATACAAAAGGCGCATTGTTTGCTTTGAACAAGAAAGGAAAGAAACTCTGGGAATACAAAACCAACGGCAAAATCTACTCCACACCCGCCGCATCGGGATCGAGCGTTGTCATCACTTCCAGCGACAAAAACATTTATTGCGTTGACATAAAAACGGGCAAACTCAAATGGAAATTCAGCGCTGAAAAACCAATTGTTGCAAATCCTGTCATTGCGGATGGTAAGGTGTTTACAGGTGGCTCTGACGGACATTTCCGGGCATTAGATCTGGAAACGGGCAAGTTAGTTTGGGATTTTAAGGATGTAAAAGGATTTGTGGTCACCAAACCATTGATTTACCAGGGAAAGATATTTTTCGGATGCTGGGCCAATGACTTCTATGCGCTTGACCTGAAAACGGGCGCATTGGTTTGGAAGTGGAACAACGGCGCTACGAACAGAATGTTCTCGCCAGCGGCCGTTTATCCCGTCGCTTCCGGTAACCGTGTTTTCATCGTAGCACCAGACCGGTTCATGACTGCCCTTCATGCAACTTCCGGCCAGGTGATCTGGCGCAAACAAATCCCAACCGTACGTGTGCGTGAATCCATCGGACTGTCGTCGGATAGCAGCCTGGTTTTCGTAAAAACAATGGACGGTGACATTTACGGCGTCTCCACCAAAGCCGATTCCATGGAATTAAGCTGGAAAGCCAAGTTGAAATTGCCCTACGAAATCTCCCCCACTGCATTGGTCGAAACCAACAACATCCTTTATGTCCCCACCAACTCCGGAATGGTCTGCGCCATTGACCGGAGCAGCGGTGAAACAATCTGGAAACACAAAATTTCCAACGGGCTGGTCAGCGGCATAACGCCTATTAGTAAACGCGAAGTGCTGGTTACGACGATGGATGGTAAAATTGCGTTGCTGAGCACTAAATAG